One segment of Desulfosudis oleivorans Hxd3 DNA contains the following:
- a CDS encoding glycosyltransferase family protein, with the protein MTPLLTLLTPLPLPRQGIVTLADAHYFPGLLLLYHSIQEVYPLPMVCFNLGISAEQCQWAEKHLPHLIIRPIPDIPIIRTIRAKADNGPLRKVGKRQWPLWICPHLIAESPFQKVFWLDCDIVVLRRLNELFSMLEDGPVFTPENNAPHKTPNSSELYQLLPIERDFDPLLPTLNGGVSGWDLKRDRNLLEFYQYPINQGFLVNERIREAISWHDQGALIWAVQNAGMEDRVMSSTEWNLCVKHTAAFKKPYLFTPPYHWDPDILEQLRQDAPEANLLHWNGTQVPWLIGK; encoded by the coding sequence TTGACCCCATTGTTGACATTGTTGACCCCATTGCCACTGCCTCGACAAGGCATCGTTACTTTGGCCGACGCGCATTATTTTCCCGGGCTGTTACTGTTATATCATTCTATACAGGAAGTTTATCCACTTCCCATGGTTTGCTTTAATTTAGGTATAAGTGCGGAACAATGCCAGTGGGCTGAAAAGCATTTGCCTCATTTAATCATTCGTCCCATACCGGATATACCGATTATTCGCACCATTCGGGCAAAAGCGGACAACGGTCCTTTACGAAAAGTAGGTAAGCGGCAATGGCCCCTATGGATTTGTCCACATTTGATTGCTGAGTCGCCTTTTCAGAAAGTATTTTGGCTAGACTGTGACATTGTGGTTTTGCGTCGTTTGAATGAGTTATTTTCTATGCTGGAAGATGGCCCGGTTTTTACTCCGGAAAATAATGCCCCGCACAAAACCCCCAACTCTTCCGAACTCTATCAACTCCTACCCATTGAACGTGACTTTGATCCTTTGCTGCCGACATTAAATGGCGGTGTTTCCGGTTGGGATTTAAAGCGTGATCGTAATCTTTTGGAATTCTATCAATACCCGATTAACCAGGGCTTTCTCGTTAACGAACGTATTCGAGAAGCGATTTCCTGGCATGATCAAGGTGCTTTGATCTGGGCGGTGCAGAATGCGGGCATGGAAGACAGGGTAATGTCATCAACAGAATGGAATCTATGCGTCAAACATACCGCAGCGTTTAAAAAGCCTTATCTCTTTACACCACCGTACCACTGGGATCCTGACATATTGGAACAATTACGTCAGGATGCGCCTGAGGCGAATCTGCTTCATTGGAACGGTACCCAAGTGCCCTGGTTGATTGGGAAATAA
- a CDS encoding alkyl/aryl-sulfatase, with protein MRTTTFVFALLVFLFLLTGCPSSPDPQTGQSLKADIQADASLEAHSGIFKKGVEQVTENVFSAIGYGLANSIMIEGDDGLIIVDTMETREQARLVLAEFRKISAKPVKAIIYTHNHTDHIFGADVFAGGGSPAVYAHQTTHDLVNRVVGELRPATNTRGMRMFGTFLDADGLVNAGIGAFLGVGREAVTLGYMPPTVTFSDRLEATVAGVRFELIHAPGETDDQIYVWLPDQRLLICGDNFYWTFPNLYTIRGTLFRSLKQWYRSVDIIRNLRPDHLVPCHTRPLHGADRIYEILTDYRDAIQFIHDQSIRGINMGLTPDQMVEVVTLPPHLADKPYLQPFYGTVAWSVRAVFAGNMGWFDGDSANLEPLPPKAQARLMADLAGGEANLWQHARTLLKNHEYQAALQLSGHLLQLSPDNTDYKGLRVSALTALGEKAQNPNARHYYLTEALEIRDGFVAFSPVKADPEMIARLPLANFFEALGVSLDAKASGDKNVRAVIKFADAGQAFEIHVRLGVAEINQRPIETINNDDADIIVSADAQKWKEMLAQVRSPLLTLPTFDYEKGGLVAFAKFMKLFEPQPAKLPYEPVR; from the coding sequence ATGCGAACAACAACTTTCGTTTTTGCGCTTCTTGTTTTCCTGTTCCTGCTGACAGGATGCCCGTCTTCGCCCGACCCTCAAACCGGGCAGTCGCTGAAAGCCGATATTCAAGCTGACGCGTCACTTGAAGCGCATTCCGGCATCTTTAAAAAAGGCGTGGAGCAGGTCACGGAAAACGTTTTTTCCGCCATCGGCTACGGCCTGGCCAACTCCATCATGATCGAGGGCGACGACGGCCTGATCATCGTGGACACCATGGAGACCCGGGAACAGGCCCGGCTGGTGCTGGCCGAGTTTCGAAAAATATCGGCCAAACCGGTCAAGGCCATCATCTACACACATAATCACACGGACCATATTTTCGGGGCCGACGTGTTTGCCGGGGGGGGGAGTCCGGCTGTATACGCCCATCAGACCACCCACGATCTTGTCAACCGGGTGGTAGGCGAACTGCGGCCCGCCACCAACACCCGGGGCATGCGCATGTTCGGCACCTTCCTGGATGCCGACGGCCTGGTCAACGCCGGCATCGGGGCTTTTCTGGGGGTGGGCCGGGAGGCGGTCACTCTTGGATACATGCCGCCCACCGTCACATTCTCCGACCGGCTGGAGGCCACCGTGGCCGGGGTCCGCTTTGAGCTGATCCACGCGCCGGGCGAAACCGACGACCAGATCTATGTGTGGCTGCCGGACCAGCGGCTGCTGATCTGCGGGGACAACTTCTACTGGACCTTCCCCAACCTCTACACCATTCGGGGCACCCTGTTCCGCAGCCTGAAACAGTGGTACCGCAGCGTCGACATCATCCGGAACCTGCGGCCCGATCACCTGGTGCCGTGCCACACCCGGCCCCTTCACGGCGCGGACCGCATTTACGAAATTCTCACCGACTACCGTGACGCCATCCAGTTTATTCACGACCAGTCTATACGGGGCATCAACATGGGACTGACCCCGGACCAGATGGTGGAGGTCGTGACCCTGCCGCCCCACCTGGCGGATAAGCCCTATCTGCAACCCTTTTACGGCACTGTGGCATGGTCTGTGCGGGCGGTTTTCGCCGGTAACATGGGATGGTTTGACGGAGACTCGGCCAATCTGGAACCGCTTCCTCCGAAAGCCCAGGCCCGGCTCATGGCCGACCTGGCCGGTGGTGAAGCAAACCTGTGGCAGCATGCCCGGACACTGCTCAAAAACCATGAATACCAGGCGGCCCTTCAACTGTCCGGCCACCTCCTGCAACTGTCACCGGACAACACGGATTACAAAGGGCTGCGCGTCTCTGCCCTCACGGCCCTGGGAGAAAAGGCCCAGAATCCCAATGCCCGTCACTATTACCTGACCGAGGCCCTGGAAATCCGGGACGGATTCGTGGCCTTCTCCCCGGTCAAGGCCGACCCGGAAATGATCGCCCGCCTGCCGTTGGCCAACTTTTTTGAGGCTTTGGGCGTTTCACTGGACGCAAAGGCAAGCGGCGATAAAAATGTCCGTGCGGTTATAAAGTTTGCCGACGCCGGCCAGGCGTTTGAAATCCATGTTCGCCTTGGCGTGGCAGAAATTAACCAGCGGCCCATTGAGACGATAAACAACGACGATGCCGACATCATCGTGTCGGCGGACGCACAGAAGTGGAAGGAGATGCTGGCCCAGGTCCGCAGCCCGCTGTTGACCCTGCCCACGTTTGACTATGAAAAAGGCGGGTTGGTCGCTTTTGCGAAATTCATGAAGCTGTTCGAGCCGCAACCGGCCAAGTTGCCCTACGAACCCGTTCGATAG
- a CDS encoding transposase, with protein MARPLRIEYPYAWYHVMNRGRRGEAIFADDKDYLAFTELLKETSEMWDIRVAAYCLMPNHYHMLVQTPEANISRSMRHINGVYTQRYNSRHHCDGQLFRGRYKSILIDTDSYLLQAVRYIHRNPIRAGLTDTLDTYKWSSHKGYLSIAPKWDWLYKTPVLAMLSQNRKNWLRYYKNWVSVEETDEVSEAINGKKWPVCLGPQAFIDTIKERYGKEKINREVPSSRELLPDRDRILEEVCKAYDTTASEILRMRRGKRNNARNVAIYLTRKLRRDTLKDIGKQFHIDNDSTVSSIMERMKKKRAEDRNFSSRVDRIAELIKKS; from the coding sequence ATGGCACGTCCCCTTCGCATAGAATATCCGTATGCATGGTACCATGTGATGAATCGCGGCAGGCGTGGAGAGGCAATCTTTGCGGATGATAAGGATTATCTCGCCTTTACGGAGTTGTTGAAGGAGACTTCGGAGATGTGGGACATCCGGGTAGCTGCTTACTGCCTTATGCCGAACCATTACCACATGCTTGTCCAGACCCCTGAGGCAAACATTTCAAGGAGCATGCGGCATATAAACGGCGTCTATACTCAGAGATACAACAGTCGTCACCATTGCGACGGCCAGCTTTTTCGGGGGCGTTATAAATCCATCCTTATCGATACGGACAGTTACCTGTTGCAGGCCGTTCGATATATTCATAGAAACCCTATACGCGCCGGATTGACGGACACGCTTGATACTTACAAATGGAGCAGCCACAAGGGGTATCTTTCCATCGCCCCAAAATGGGACTGGCTGTACAAGACGCCTGTTCTGGCCATGCTTTCGCAAAATAGAAAAAACTGGCTGAGGTACTATAAAAACTGGGTGTCGGTTGAGGAGACAGACGAGGTCAGCGAAGCAATAAATGGGAAAAAATGGCCGGTTTGCTTAGGCCCGCAAGCGTTTATCGATACGATCAAGGAGAGGTATGGAAAAGAAAAAATAAACAGGGAGGTGCCTTCCAGCCGCGAATTATTGCCGGATAGGGATCGTATTTTGGAAGAAGTTTGCAAGGCATACGATACGACGGCGTCGGAGATACTGCGGATGCGGCGGGGAAAAAGAAATAATGCCCGCAATGTGGCCATATATCTTACCAGAAAGTTGAGGCGTGACACATTGAAAGATATCGGAAAACAATTTCATATCGACAATGACAGTACGGTAAGCAGCATCATGGAGCGGATGAAAAAAAAGAGGGCAGAGGATCGTAATTTTTCCAGCCGGGTAGATAGAATAGCGGAATTGATCAAAAAGAGCTAA
- a CDS encoding radical SAM protein produces the protein MKDSATAATPTLSKKPRMLLVGMPGADSSFYEMNIAQLPQGPRLHFLEWLFDALDMSSTNRRRIRLALKLENLFNPSRKTPYMGMRLIEYNLRDTLDISLMEYPKSNRWIVKHLKKNSDIAIVGMGIGCENRVYQAKKLCAEIRKARPDIKIILGSYGASSGKKLGVLTPADGTVLWDSEEEREEKKKKGLDFYKGEGVHDIRLWLRDVAGIDAGDPNTPLVSEAIADSGSTSSTGWKQWVKGRLGFVTMPKDSHKLVSAIGCSNKCGFCNTSKMFNREKTYLYKDAAKIFVPMETVYDRNAARPDYPPEATFFLMDENFMKDEKVMSACGMINFLDTAKELCGYIEQSGKNIHFGTFSDTRSLVNVREKDGDFKSLVRGGLTSIWIGIESHGDVFDKRGGATPEMVKSIVDELQSLGVVVIGSFIPGLPYHTEGPTQMFADEGLVKEEIRQSADLTPEEVESVFSELKKEREKSGRYDRLNIWEDFEWWKSLRTGARQVMSHSITGIVGLHKHMFRFSDYQFGHKFIPGYNESHIDGRRLEEIDEMMREGFYRENGPVALSSLLVMWQGFMNLKDSENDAEVRAATFNYWMVRRNIQRVMLASFAFNDRVFTKCSDTFLNRLATLFDQVGRYTPPDTAIHRKYQAVFNMYDQMNSSRSKAVAQKMADAFIRRHGKGIHETPVTGGVKEPAAAGIVV, from the coding sequence ATGAAAGATTCAGCAACAGCCGCAACCCCGACCCTTTCAAAAAAACCCCGCATGCTGCTGGTGGGCATGCCCGGAGCCGACTCCAGCTTTTACGAAATGAACATCGCCCAGCTGCCCCAGGGCCCACGCCTCCATTTTCTGGAGTGGCTGTTCGACGCCCTGGATATGTCTTCCACCAACCGGCGCCGCATTCGCCTGGCCCTGAAGCTGGAAAATCTTTTCAATCCCTCACGCAAGACCCCGTACATGGGGATGCGCCTGATCGAGTACAACCTGCGCGACACGCTTGATATCTCTCTGATGGAGTATCCGAAAAGCAACCGGTGGATCGTAAAACATCTGAAAAAGAATTCAGATATTGCCATTGTGGGCATGGGCATCGGCTGCGAAAACCGGGTCTACCAGGCCAAGAAGCTTTGCGCGGAAATACGGAAGGCCCGGCCGGACATCAAAATCATCCTGGGCAGCTACGGGGCCTCGTCCGGCAAAAAGCTGGGCGTGCTGACACCGGCAGACGGCACCGTGCTGTGGGATTCGGAGGAAGAGCGGGAGGAAAAAAAGAAAAAGGGCCTTGATTTTTACAAAGGAGAGGGGGTTCATGACATTCGCCTCTGGCTGCGTGACGTGGCCGGTATTGATGCCGGTGACCCCAACACCCCCCTGGTTTCCGAGGCCATTGCCGATTCGGGCAGCACGTCGTCGACCGGATGGAAACAGTGGGTCAAGGGCCGGCTGGGATTTGTGACCATGCCCAAGGACTCCCACAAGCTGGTCAGCGCCATCGGATGCTCCAACAAGTGCGGGTTCTGCAACACCAGCAAGATGTTCAACCGGGAAAAGACCTACCTGTACAAGGACGCTGCAAAGATATTCGTGCCCATGGAGACCGTGTACGACAGAAACGCGGCCCGGCCCGACTATCCGCCGGAGGCCACCTTTTTTCTGATGGACGAAAACTTCATGAAAGATGAAAAGGTCATGTCCGCCTGCGGCATGATCAATTTTCTGGATACGGCCAAAGAGCTTTGCGGCTATATCGAGCAGTCGGGCAAGAACATTCACTTCGGCACCTTTTCCGATACCCGAAGCCTGGTCAATGTGCGGGAAAAGGACGGTGACTTCAAGTCCCTGGTGCGCGGCGGCCTCACCTCGATCTGGATCGGCATTGAATCCCACGGCGACGTGTTTGACAAGCGGGGCGGCGCCACCCCGGAAATGGTCAAAAGCATTGTGGACGAGTTGCAGAGCCTGGGTGTCGTGGTGATCGGTTCTTTTATTCCGGGCCTGCCCTACCACACGGAAGGCCCCACTCAGATGTTTGCCGACGAAGGGCTCGTAAAAGAGGAGATTCGACAATCGGCGGACCTGACGCCCGAAGAGGTTGAGTCGGTTTTTAGCGAACTGAAAAAAGAGCGCGAAAAAAGCGGCCGGTACGACCGGCTCAATATCTGGGAGGATTTTGAGTGGTGGAAAAGCCTGCGCACCGGGGCCCGGCAGGTGATGTCCCACAGCATCACCGGCATCGTGGGCCTGCACAAACACATGTTCCGGTTCTCGGATTATCAGTTCGGCCACAAGTTTATTCCCGGGTACAACGAGTCCCATATTGACGGCCGGCGGCTGGAAGAGATTGACGAGATGATGCGGGAAGGGTTTTACCGGGAGAACGGCCCGGTGGCCCTGTCGTCGCTGCTGGTGATGTGGCAGGGGTTTATGAACCTGAAAGACTCGGAGAACGACGCCGAGGTCCGGGCCGCCACCTTCAATTACTGGATGGTCAGGCGCAACATTCAGCGGGTGATGCTGGCCTCCTTTGCTTTCAATGACCGGGTTTTTACAAAATGTTCGGACACGTTTTTAAACCGCCTGGCAACCCTGTTTGACCAGGTGGGCCGGTACACGCCGCCGGACACGGCCATTCACCGTAAGTACCAGGCGGTTTTCAACATGTACGATCAAATGAACAGCTCCCGGTCAAAAGCGGTGGCGCAAAAGATGGCCGACGCGTTTATCCGGCGCCATGGCAAGGGTATTCACGAGACACCGGTGACGGGCGGTGTGAAAGAGCCTGCGGCAGCCGGAATTGTCGTCTGA
- a CDS encoding glycosyltransferase family 2 protein produces the protein MSDLWVLAPVYNEEKNLSDFVEEWLAVLRKTMGADFTFCLINDGSTDGSPDILNRLAATHPELKIIDKPHSGHGPTCRMGYELALQAEAQWIFQIDSDGQCDPAFFETFWGSRSHGPVHYGVRRAREDGWIRRFISRALTVLIFLLSFRWVRDANVPYRLMRRDALEAALRQMPKNFRMVNALLALIQQRHPGIQWHVIPFHRRTGRQLPVDLPFFLGQAGAFIIDYLFWRRHREKKSLKRKVLTAGRVLLTLWVAYYIIAFVAIALIRDFVLVEYNWLEGFHMAQVHWLLAGNPLYTEPSLEYVPILYGPLYAYVSSAFVFIFGEHYGTLRLVSLLATLGTQIILGWMVWRKTRSLLGAFVAAGLYAGMYGATGFYYDMARIDALYVFLTTAAACAIWIAAEKGGTATFAAAVAATGAVLTKQTALLPVIALCLWSLARHTRQGRLTALLCLGAIGVSQLVPALTGNSWFFYYLYKVPSSHPLSLENFYDFLFETGRYLSIGLVLTGVGLYLLFQKPGKKQDAWFLLIFTSAMFFAGLLPRLKTGGAVNNLMPVAAAIALCCGLTAGMVRYYRNKATLVIFSLLLCFSAQLFYHPQKALFSSEIELGTQAAINAFRRLEGPVFAPCHPYLPLLAGKTGSAFWMPIYDLSQTQDAAWEILQAKLFNALSEKRFRAIVFPKTFSGQSSFPYLLENYRPANSDGVNGIQEAIGNLSIYMPRE, from the coding sequence ATGTCTGACCTGTGGGTTCTTGCACCGGTTTATAACGAAGAAAAAAACCTTAGCGACTTTGTTGAAGAGTGGCTCGCGGTTCTGCGCAAGACCATGGGAGCGGACTTTACCTTCTGCCTGATCAACGATGGTTCCACCGACGGGTCACCGGACATATTAAACCGGCTTGCCGCAACCCACCCTGAACTTAAAATTATTGACAAACCGCACTCTGGCCATGGTCCGACCTGCCGAATGGGATATGAACTGGCACTGCAGGCGGAAGCCCAATGGATTTTTCAAATTGACTCTGACGGTCAGTGCGACCCGGCGTTTTTTGAGACCTTCTGGGGTTCGAGATCGCACGGGCCGGTCCATTACGGTGTTCGCCGCGCAAGGGAAGACGGCTGGATCCGCCGTTTTATCTCACGGGCACTGACGGTACTCATCTTTCTATTAAGTTTCCGGTGGGTCAGGGACGCCAATGTGCCGTACCGGCTGATGCGTCGCGATGCCCTGGAGGCAGCCCTGCGGCAGATGCCGAAAAATTTCAGAATGGTCAACGCACTGTTGGCATTGATCCAGCAGAGGCACCCGGGAATACAATGGCATGTTATCCCCTTCCACCGGAGGACGGGCCGCCAGCTTCCGGTCGACCTTCCATTTTTCCTGGGCCAGGCCGGCGCTTTCATCATCGACTATCTCTTTTGGCGCCGTCACAGAGAAAAAAAATCCCTGAAAAGAAAAGTGCTCACCGCCGGCCGGGTGTTACTGACCCTCTGGGTCGCTTATTATATTATTGCCTTTGTTGCCATTGCCCTGATCAGGGATTTCGTACTGGTAGAATACAACTGGCTGGAAGGGTTTCACATGGCGCAGGTGCATTGGCTGCTTGCGGGGAACCCTCTTTATACAGAGCCCTCACTTGAGTATGTCCCTATTCTTTATGGCCCGCTCTACGCCTATGTGTCTTCCGCCTTTGTTTTCATCTTCGGTGAGCATTACGGAACGCTTCGGCTGGTTTCCCTGCTGGCGACCCTGGGCACACAGATCATTCTTGGGTGGATGGTCTGGCGAAAAACCCGTTCCCTTCTGGGGGCGTTTGTGGCCGCGGGACTATACGCGGGCATGTATGGGGCCACCGGCTTTTATTATGACATGGCCCGGATCGACGCCCTGTATGTTTTTTTGACAACCGCGGCGGCCTGCGCCATCTGGATTGCCGCTGAAAAAGGCGGGACGGCGACATTTGCCGCGGCAGTGGCGGCCACCGGTGCCGTGCTTACAAAACAGACCGCCCTGCTTCCCGTTATCGCCCTTTGCCTGTGGAGCCTTGCCCGCCACACTCGGCAAGGACGTTTAACCGCCCTGCTCTGCCTGGGAGCCATAGGTGTAAGCCAGCTGGTGCCCGCACTGACAGGAAACTCATGGTTTTTCTATTATCTTTACAAGGTACCCTCATCACATCCACTGTCACTGGAAAATTTTTATGATTTTCTGTTTGAAACCGGAAGATATTTGAGTATCGGCCTTGTCCTGACCGGTGTTGGACTCTATCTGCTCTTTCAAAAACCCGGCAAGAAGCAGGACGCGTGGTTTTTACTTATTTTTACGTCCGCCATGTTTTTTGCGGGTCTTTTGCCGCGGTTGAAAACCGGCGGCGCTGTCAACAACCTTATGCCTGTCGCAGCAGCCATCGCTTTGTGCTGCGGTTTGACAGCGGGTATGGTCCGGTATTACAGGAACAAGGCCACGCTTGTTATTTTTTCTTTGTTGCTCTGCTTCAGTGCCCAACTGTTTTACCACCCCCAAAAAGCTCTTTTTTCTTCGGAAATCGAGTTGGGAACACAGGCAGCCATTAATGCGTTTCGCCGCCTGGAAGGTCCCGTCTTTGCACCCTGTCACCCCTACTTACCCCTGTTGGCAGGAAAAACCGGGTCCGCCTTCTGGATGCCGATCTATGACCTCTCTCAGACACAAGACGCAGCCTGGGAGATTCTGCAGGCAAAACTTTTCAACGCGCTAAGCGAGAAACGATTTCGCGCCATTGTCTTTCCAAAAACTTTTTCCGGGCAAAGTTCTTTTCCTTACCTGCTGGAAAACTATCGGCCGGCAAATTCCGATGGCGTAAACGGCATCCAGGAAGCAATCGGCAATCTTTCCATATACATGCCACGAGAGTGA
- a CDS encoding ArnT family glycosyltransferase codes for MSSLDLIRKDYTKWQRLANVLMALCAAYYIVAFVVLASIRAFTLFEYNGIEGFHLAQVHWLLAGNPLYTEPSLEYVPILYGPLYAYVSSAFVFILGEHYGTLRLVSLLATLGTQIILGWMVWRKTRSLLGAFVAAGLYAGMYGATGFYYDMARVDALYVFLTTAAACAIWVASEKGGTATFIAAVAATGAVLTKQTALLPVVVLCLWSLILNTKKTRATALLCLGSVLASQTIPAFMGNSWFYYYLYKVPSTHPLFMSNFFSFIDESTRYLSIGLILTGVVLFLLLKKTDGKKNAFFFLLLTLAMLVAGLVPYLKVGGEINNLMPLAVVIALCCGLTVGMTRKSKSRYSLFVVFALLCFNIQIFYLPCKALPAPGALAQTKTAIKVFRRLEAPIFAPFQAYLPLLAGKNGSAFWMPTTDILRAKDELGNLLEEKLRRAFKEKRFRFVVLPNNIPRKKDFPYLLKNYRPANSDGVNGIQEAIGNLSIYVPRE; via the coding sequence GTGTCAAGTTTGGATTTGATTAGAAAAGATTACACCAAATGGCAACGCTTGGCTAACGTGCTGATGGCACTTTGTGCCGCCTATTATATTGTCGCATTTGTTGTTCTTGCATCAATACGAGCGTTTACTCTGTTTGAGTACAATGGGATAGAAGGGTTTCACTTGGCGCAGGTGCATTGGCTGCTTGCGGGGAACCCTCTTTATACAGAGCCCTCACTTGAGTATGTCCCTATTCTTTATGGCCCGCTCTACGCCTATGTGTCTTCCGCCTTTGTTTTCATCCTGGGCGAGCATTACGGGACGCTTCGGCTGGTTTCCCTGCTGGCGACCCTGGGCACACAGATCATTCTTGGGTGGATGGTCTGGCGAAAAACCCGTTCCCTGCTAGGGGCGTTTGTTGCGGCAGGACTATACGCTGGCATGTATGGGGCCACCGGCTTTTATTATGACATGGCCCGGGTCGACGCCCTGTATGTTTTTTTGACAACCGCGGCTGCCTGCGCCATCTGGGTTGCCTCTGAAAAAGGCGGGACGGCGACATTTATCGCGGCAGTGGCGGCCACCGGCGCCGTGCTTACAAAACAGACGGCCCTGCTTCCCGTTGTCGTCCTCTGCCTGTGGAGCCTTATCCTCAACACAAAAAAGACAAGGGCAACAGCCCTTCTGTGCCTAGGAAGTGTCCTGGCAAGCCAGACAATTCCAGCCTTTATGGGAAACTCGTGGTTCTACTATTATCTTTACAAGGTGCCATCCACCCACCCGCTTTTCATGAGCAATTTTTTTTCTTTTATTGATGAGTCTACACGATATCTGAGTATCGGCCTGATTCTGACCGGTGTTGTGCTGTTTCTGCTGTTAAAAAAAACAGATGGAAAGAAAAATGCATTCTTCTTTCTGCTTCTTACTCTCGCTATGCTGGTTGCGGGGCTTGTGCCCTACCTGAAAGTCGGCGGCGAAATCAATAACCTGATGCCCCTGGCGGTTGTCATTGCCCTCTGCTGTGGGCTGACGGTGGGGATGACCCGAAAATCCAAAAGTCGGTATTCACTTTTTGTCGTTTTCGCGCTACTTTGTTTTAATATTCAGATTTTTTACTTGCCATGCAAGGCTCTCCCCGCTCCAGGGGCATTAGCACAAACAAAAACAGCCATTAAGGTGTTTCGTCGACTGGAAGCCCCCATCTTTGCGCCTTTTCAGGCATATCTTCCCTTGCTGGCTGGAAAAAACGGGTCTGCCTTCTGGATGCCGACAACTGACATCTTACGCGCAAAAGACGAACTTGGGAATCTTCTGGAAGAAAAACTTCGCAGGGCATTTAAAGAAAAACGGTTTCGTTTCGTTGTTTTACCAAACAACATCCCGAGAAAAAAAGACTTTCCTTACCTGCTGAAAAACTATCGGCCAGCAAATTCCGATGGCGTAAACGGCATTCAGGAAGCAATCGGCAATCTCTCCATATATGTGCCACGAGAGTGA